Part of the Antechinus flavipes isolate AdamAnt ecotype Samford, QLD, Australia chromosome 2, AdamAnt_v2, whole genome shotgun sequence genome is shown below.
catcaTCCCCacaccccacaattagaggtgcttacactaatacttcccattaaaaaatgaactggtaaagaagaaagaatcttactatgggaataggaaagaccAGGGTTCACCTTCAGAtaaggacactgaagtaaaaaataaaaagcttcttctagctcaaagagtaatgttaaatggctccctgcccagaaagaaattataaaagaactcagaaacaaatttaaaaataaaatgagagacattaaggaaaaactaaaaaactaaaaaaaaaatcctaagaaaaacaaaaaagattgaaagaagagttaatcaactaaaaaagaagatatagtgtcttaaagaggaaaattagaattgtgcaaggggaaaccagtgaagttataagagaccaagaaataacaaaacaatataaagaatgaaaaaaagtacataatctgaaacatcttataaagaaaacaacagataaaaaagagaaatataagaataatagaaCTATCTAAAAGCTATAATCAAATAAAAGGACCTTGCCAcaacaatgcaagaaataatccaaaaaattgtcttggagtgagaaaacaagaggggaaaatagaaacagagaaaaatctGCTAaccaccacctcaaagagatcctttgtgaaaaatatacaggaatattattggcaaattttgaaacctccagatcaaagagaaaattttgcaagaaacaaacaaaaaaattcaaatatgctggtgttacaattagaattgtacagaacttatcaacagtcacaataaaagaccacaggtgctggaatcatatataccagCAGCCAAAGGAACTAGGTCTGTGGCCAAaagtatcatatccagcaaaattgtcCATaagattgaatgaaaaaaaaaatggacatccaatgaacttgcagattttcaggactttcaataAAAcctaaactcaatagaaaatttaatatctaagagccaatatcaaagatttcaaggaatttaacatagacaaattgtttttgttttttatatggcaatttatatcatatgtttaagattgacatcagctaTTGGGCAgttgaaagaaagattgaggtagagttgagtatgatctaactctaaaaagaaaaaccacctaggaagaggcaaaaatagtaattgtGTTATACCAATGAGATGTAGGGGAAAAATAAACACAGAGGCATCAGAAGGAGTAGGAAGACATGTTCTGAAAACTGAGTCACATTGagaatgagttaaataggcaacattacatatataccatgaagtatatatagcacccttcaaaatctataaatgaataagaggggaaggttgattaaagaggaaagaaaaaggtgagggaagaagacaatggAGTGAATCATGGGTGGGGGgaattaagtaatagcaaagcaggTTAAGGACCAGAAGTATACCAGAAGgtttagcagggataggaaagaagacaTATAAACAAACAGTaaaacaaggatcaggagtagaatttattgggaaaaaatacgGTAGTAATCATTGAACTCAGACAAAGTAAAACTTAAAGActgaatcaagagagaaatctacattatgcCAGCCATACTAATACTGTTTCAGATGCATGTTTATACAAGGATAAAtgcaagggtgtgtgtgtgtgtgtgtgtgtgtgtgtgtgtgtgtgtatacatatatgtatatatgcatgtttctctaagtatgtgtatacatacacatgtgtatatgtgtgggttTGTGGGATGGGTgtgactgtatatgtatatgtttgtgtgtgtatgtgtgagtatttaataataacttgcTTAGGGTATGAAggggaatgaaagggggaaaagaataaaaaatatgcagcagagaacaaaagaacaacctacagggaagcagagaaaagatggacactcatgaatataatttcatctatcttttcttgaactggaaatttcttgttatatattttgaatcttccctgatattctgctgggcatataATAATCAatgttctgctttgttttgttttattttccttttctttctttttttttattctgttttttaaaaaataaacagaaactaaaaaaaaaaaaaagaaaattattgtttaGACACAATTTGTACCTGAGCcaggaagttgatttttttgaacatggaagtaagactttatatttgttcCTATTTCTATACCGCAAAATCCTTACATAGATTAAATTACACGTCTGATCCCCTCAAATTCTCACTTTCTCCCTGTTTTATTAGAGTAAGCCCATCATTCAAGCTTATAAAGATAATAGAATCTGAGTGCTTTTGGATCCTAAGtcttttatttaatgtatttactATATTTAACTTTATTCCATTCTGTTTATTTTGTAGAGAGATATCTATATGCCCATAAATtgaaaaatagctgaataagttatggtatatgaaaataacggaatattattgttctataaaaatgatgtaaagcctgattttagaaagatctggaaagatttaacaagcagaatgaaatgaatgaatgctcaacgaaacaagcagaaccagataAATATTGTacccagcaacagcaagattgtgctatggtcaactatgacagatttgattcttttcagtggttcCAAAGTAAcaccaataaactttggatggaaaatgccatccaaatacagaaaaagaattatggatactgaatgtaaatcaatatatgctatgtttatttttttctttctgtttctttttctctttcatggtttcctcccttttttcctgatatttctctcccaacatgatacataagaaaatatgtaaaaaatgaatgttcatgTATAACCAAAAGAGAATTGTTTCTAcatgtaatggggaaaataaaaatgaaaaaaagagagatgtcaTTTATACCCTTATTCAAGTCAATGATGAAAGTGTTTAATAGAAGAATACACATAATAGATTCCAAGGACAATTCTCCATAGAGCAATATAGACTGATGGTTGATAATAAGGACTACCCTTTGGATTTAGTCACTCAACTAAAACCAAACATACAATATAAAATTTCACTATATTATAATTTGGATGATTAATGTCAACCTGTCCATAAGGCTATCAAAAGAGATACTAAGGGAATAGGAATTTAGAATCAGATAACCTGGGTTTGCTTTTTAGTACCTGTGTTAAattgagcaagtaacttaaccttaaTTTATACCTCATTCTTGTAGAGAATGAAAGAGATGGACTACATATTGCCTAAGACTGCTTTGAGTTTTAAATCCTATCTTATCACTGTCAACTATCTTGATGAAATCTAAGACTATGGCTTTCCTCTTATCTATCAGTTTAGTAACCCAATCCAAAAGGAAACTGTAGAGAATCTAGTATGAGCTATTCTTGATGAACCACTATTAACTCTTATGGAGGactactctttcattttttttcttttcttaattaaaaaaaatatatcttttggatttttttgtttttaacatttttatttccaaatgtatcctttcttcttcttcacccCAGaagaccatttcttatagcaaagaataaaaaagaaagaaaaatgaaagctttgcattcctttaaaaatgttcccaaatgattttaaaaataatatatgccAGCATTTTGCTAAATATTGTAGTGAAGGTCAATAATTTGCCATGTGAAGActgtattctcttccttttcaaaatacacacaacaTTTTTAGTGGTGTCCAGTTAAAATCTAAGGCAAGGAGAAGTCATTAGGAAAAAGCCAAACAAGAACAATGAGGACCATTTACTTCCAATCCAAAACGGTAAATACTGACTCCCTCTTCTCTAGGAGGTCCTTTGCTGCTATGCTCACTACCTTGGGCAGTGAGAGAAGGGACTACAGTGGGACAGAGTAATCACGCACACAAACCTGGATGCTTAGATTTATTGCAATCAGAGTCAACCTTCAGTTCAATATCCAGAGTAACTCTTCATATTCTTCAACTCCTCCTCTCCTCCATGTATCTTAGACTCTGGGATGAAGCTGGGCAGACACAGGGACTGTCTTAGTGTGAGGGGGATAGAGAGGAGGCTGGGCCCTAGGAGGGAGATTCCTTTTTGCTGAGCCAGGGCCACAGAGCTAATTTGCTTTTAGTATTTGATTGATCCAGGGACGGTAATGTGAAATTCGTGTGAAGATGCAAGGTGGTGTTGCATCAGTTCGTCCATAGGAGACAATTCCTTGGGCCACACCAGAACAAATGAGGGGTCCTCCAGAATCTCCCTATTAGACAAAGAGGAGTAAGCAAGAAAGGTTGATCTTACCTTGCCACACTTAGCCCTGATTTTTCTGAGTTGGTTTCAGAAATCCTAAATCTTCCTGGGTTCCTAAGTTCCAGCACAGATTCTTTTCTTGGCTCATATCCAGAGCCACTTTCCTACCCAGGctaccttctcttctttctatcaGCATTCCTCTGAAATTCTGAGTAGGAtctggaggtggggggggggggaagagagagaatgtatcTTCTACCTTACTCTGGGAAAGTGAGAATTGGATTGGGgatttggaatattttcttttctcacagATCTCAATTCCTTCCCTCCCAGCCCCACTTTCCAATGCCCTGCCCAAGTCCTGGACCAGCTGAAAGGTTTTATCTCATCCTTTATTAGGAGGATTCTGACTCTTAGAAAAAGAGTGATTTTCCcaaaatgagaaatatgaaatgCAGACTTACTTTGAATGGTGATTTAGGTGACTTGGGATTCCCTACACACAACTGAAATTTCTCATCAAAAGATGGAAAGTGTTTGCAGTTTATGGGATTCATTAGTCTCACTTTCACCTCCTGTAAAGTGTCTGATGCTGGGGCCATTACTCCTGTCTTTCCCCAGCCAGTTGCTCGACATACTTTCCCAGGTAAGACAGAATtgattcttgagggcagggggAGAGTCCCCACTGCCATCGTTAGTTTGGCTTTCTCTTCCAGctatgagaaggaaagaaaaagacttgTCAGTGCCAAGGACAGGTTATATGAGGTAGGTCAAAGGCTCAGGGAGATGCAGGGGCCTCAGATTCTtgagaaaagaaaggcaagagaaaaGGAGGTGGAGTTAATACcataaaagggagggaagaaaaaaacattatttctcatatttatatagtattttataagtAGCAAAGtgatttgaatgaatgaaaaataatttattaggcCCTATATGTTTCCTAGGCAGCATGATCAGCTTTTCTCATAACTTTCTTATGAGGTAggtaatatattattattctctttgtacatattagaaaactgaagcttaTAGAGCTAAAATAACTTATCAACTGTCACCCGGGTGGTAAGTGTTTAGAACTAGAACATGATTTTCTGATTTTGAATTCAGTGTTTTTTACTGGACCACATAATTCTCATAGAATATTAATCCTAAAACATAACTACCACAGTGTCTCAGAATTACAAGGGCCCCCAGATATCACAATATGATTTGTTCCCAAGTAAAAATGTCCTCTTTGAAATCCAACCTTTGAAGACCTTCAGTAATGGGGAACTTAATACTTCCTGAGTTGTTGGCTTATTAGTCCAAGAGAATGCTTCATTAAAAAGctcttggatttgaattctgggtAGGCCTGATTTTGAGAGGCAGCAGTGTTAGTGGATAAAGGGTTGAAATAGGAGCCAAGAAAAACTGGCTTCAAATATTGCCTCTAACTTTTagtagctatgtaatcctgggtaaGGTGCTCAAACCTTTCTGAGccatggtttcctcatctataaattgaagagattggactaaatAGTTTCTAACATCTCTtttaggtctaaatctatgatcctgtgaaagATACTTTTCCTTATTCAGATAGAACAGAAATCTGCTTCCCCTTCTAATTTTTCACCAGTTACTAATGATTCTGTTTTTGGGGATAAGTCAGATAGGCTGATTtgccttctctctccccaccccaatctCTGAACATTGAACAAGGAACACTGAAGCAAGAATGGACCTCAGACATCTTTTTGTCAACTTCTCATggtatagataagaaaattggagATATGCACAAGTTACCTGTGCAAAGTGACACAGCTAAGGCAGGGGCCCAGATCAGACTAGTGCCCCAAACTTATTGattctcatttctttgttttatcattACCTTTAGTAACATGATGTCATTGAGAATTCTTCTGGGATTATATTCAGGGTGAGGAAATTGATGCTTAACATTAATGGTCTGCCAAGTCTCTTCTGTCTTTGTGATGTTATGTGCTCCAAGGATGACTGTGATGGACCTGTTGGAGAAGCAAGAGAAAATGGACATGTTAGGAATTTTAGATCCTTTGTGAAGAGAACATTTTGAGGAATGGGATCCAAGGGTTCTCCTAGGATGCCAGTCTTTCCTCCCTGTTTTTATGGCAACTGGGAGGTTCAGGGTTGGGATGTGGGATTCAAGCAATCAGAGCTGAAGTACTTGCAAAGGTAAAGAAAGCTCCCTAATTTCCTTTGGGAGGGTTGTCCAGATGAGGACAGAGTGACAAGTGGATCTGCTTGTACTGCCTTAGGCTGCTCTTGATCCAGCTTCTAAGAGATAGAAGTCCAGAAGGTCAAGGATGAAATTAAAAGGCCTTCACAGCACCAATGTGTGTTCCCAGATAGAGATAAGTTCTCCATAGAAGTATGGTTAAGATTTCTGGGAGCAACAAAAACAGGAAGGTCATTATGTGTCAGAGAAGAAGTTGGGTGAGAGATGGAATCTTAGGTGGTAAGATTTTAAGTATGAGCTTCATCACTTAGGGTAGGACAATTACTAAAAGTGCAACCTTGAGAGGGGAGGGCAGATCTCAACTAGGGACATAAAATATTCTTGCTCACTCTTGCTTTTGTTTAAACTAGGATTCTTTTCCTTTCAGGTGAGTATTCCTCAAGAGATAAGAGCATCCCTATCAGATTCTAATTTAACAAATTCCTCACCTGATGAGTAtcagggagagggaagagtaGATAAACTTACTTTCCTGCACAATGGGCTGCTGTCATCACAAAATCCCTGCGAATCAGAAATCCACCACAGTTGTACAGGGTACCATGATGTTTGATTTTCAGAAAAGCCATGTAAGGACGAGAATGGGGCCTTGATTCTTCACCCCCAATGATCTCATCTGAAAGAGACCGCCCCATGCACATAtcccaaatatatagatatacacaatTGAGACAAAATATCTGGTccataaaaataagattaaaactAACAGTCACACCACATTTTATTGAGCTCATGCTCAAGCCCTCTAAGTCTTCTCTCTGCTATTATTGCTCCtcagctcttattttttttcttctgaaaataacTCCCAGCTTGtgactctgaaatattattatCACTATATTTCTTATATCCTTTTACAATATCCTTCTCTATTTCAGCATAGGGCAAGATCTTTTTCCTAACCTTTACCTTTAGTCTTTATGCAAGGACTAGGGTCAAGTCATAAGCTTCCCTCTTGAGTGGGGAAAACTAAGATTTTGAAGAGATTTAAATAAGGAGTCTCTCTGCAAAGAGACTAGGCCCAGTAAGAAGTATCTGTCCTGGAGCAAATGTACTCAAATGTACTCCTGGGAGTATATGGGGAACTCTTACTCAAGCCTGTTTCTCTGGACAGTAGGAGACTCACCAGCTCCAGTCTCATGAGACAGAAGAAAAGtcagcagcaggaggaggaggagcttcATCTTCTCAGAGAGGATACACAGAGCAGATGCTGCTTCTGTTCCAGCTCTCTCCTACCTTCTGGGATTTGTAGCTAAggcagggagaaaagggaggggcacCCTGACCACAGGAACTTCCTGATCACAGTTTCTTCCATTGGGGTAGAGCCAGTTATCTGATTAAACATAATTTCTCCTGCCCTTGCACTTGGCTCCCTTCTATGTTGTCCTAGGTCCCCAAGCTTAGACTTGgaccaatcaaccaatcaacaaattaaattactttttaatgttCCAGGTACTAGTGCTACATataccaaccaaccaaccaaacaaacaaacaaataacaacaacaacaataacaaccaccagccccccccttaaaaaaaaacccccaaatttgtttttattatcaagaatgtttacattctatcagaatGAGTGACTCTGAGTAAAGATTTGTTTGAAGCTCCCTTGAAGGTGAATCACTCCTTCCAGACTGTTGTAGACACTAAGAACTGGGCCCTTTTGACTATTCAGTAGATTAGTTAAAGAAAGGATAGAATGGCAGACTTGTAGTGTTAAGGAAGATGAGTTAAAGTGAAGTATATGGGAGTGAGGAAATGGTATGAAATGACAGAagagaaagattagaaaaaaaccTAATGAGAGGAATGGGATGGAATTGTGGAAGAGAAGGTAACAATATCTATATGGAGGAAAGGAAAGTTGACTACTTTCTCATTCTGCATCTCACTTGACTTTGTTGAATCTTGACTTAGGAGCATGCCCATCCATGACCATTTAGGAGTATTACTCATTTCCACTGAGAACCAAAAGTAATCCTGACAAATCACTAAATGGGCCAAGATCATAAGTGAagagatcttttgtttttatggagTCTAGGAATATTGATGGGAAAACacagggggaaaatattttccattaacTGATCCTCGTGATTCTTGTCTTTGCCTCCATCTCACATCCACATACTTTTGGTTTGAACACTGATTGGATGCTGTAGCCTCTTACTGTCTGAGAGCTTCATGGTGCTACCTGAAGCCTTCCTTTATTGgaaacctttcctttttttcaatggTGATATTCTTGAAAAAGAATGTGAGGGAGAAGGAGAACTttgatatttgaaataaaaatcatttgggaTGTGGGATGAGAGGTGAAATACAGGTCTTTAATTGAAAGAGTCAAGCAGTAATCAGGAACCAATTGCAATAGCAGGTATTCTTTATTAAAGAGTTAAATGGGTTAAAAGTTACTATTGCCTAAATCAGAGGGTGGATCAAAACCAGAATTGCAATCGAAGCTTGGGAAATTAGGCCTAAgaagagttatcaaactatgcattccctttgactcagcagtgtttctattgggcttatatcccaaagagatcttaaaggagggaaagggccccacatgtgcaaaaatgtttgtggcaggtctctttgtagtggcaagaaactggaaactgagtggatgcccatcaattggagaatggctgaataagttatggtatatgaatattatggaatgttattgctctataagaaacgataagcaggatgatttcagagaggcctggagagacttacatgaattgatgtgcagaaccaggaaatcattgtacatggcaacagcaagattatatcaTGGTCAAAGccgatggacgtggctcttttcaacaatgagatgatctaaaccagttccagtggtcttgtgatcaaaagagccatctacatccagagagaggactatgggaagtgagtgtggttcacaatatagccttttcactctttttgttgtttgcttgcattttaatttcttcatcatgttcttttgtggtttgatttgatttttcttgtgtagcaggataattatataaatatgtatgcatatatcagatttaacatatatttttaccaagtttaacacatattggactacttgccatctagggaagggggtgggagaagagggggaaactggaacgcaaggttttgcaaggggtaaTATTGCAGAATAAccttatgcatatgttttgaaaaaaaaactttaataaaaaaatagaaattaggcCTTAAGGAAATAAAGGTTTGGTAAGCAACAGGTTATGGTTCTTTCCCCTTATCCCCCATGTGAAAATACGTGTTCCATTTTGTGCCTCTAGATCATCATCTCCGTCAAGGCGTGGGAAGCATATTTACTGATAGTCTTCTGAAGTATTATGactatttattatattgttagaattcttaagtctttccaagttcttCCATTGAAGTCACTGCATACATTTGGTTTCTCATTTCTGCTTATATCTCTCAAGAAATTCTTACTAGTTTCCTCGGGTTTCTCTGAATTGGTCccatccataattttttttttttatggaagaataatatcccatcacattcatatgaaataatttattcagccattccctaattgttgGGCATTCGCTTTGttgccaattctttgctacaacaaaaagtgctACTAAAACTATTTAAGAAATCAGATTTTGATAGAGATAAGGACAGTTGCAATTTGCCATTATTGGTATAGGAATTTTTAAACTTGTCATTTGTGTCCTAGCAAACTGTCAAAAGATTTCTACACTTTGGTGGAGATACTACAGGATTCCAAGTCTGtccttgactttttttaaattaaaaacttgatttttatCAGTATGCTCAGAAACAATCAAGTTCTGAAAAACTGATTTATACTAATGAAACGAGTTACATCAATGAACAGAATGAAATCATCATTAGCATTATTACTTCCTCCAACAGTGGATTCCACTTTTGGAATGTTCTAACTCAGAAAATCACATAAGGGAACTCAATGGCTATCTAGTTCAAACTATACACAAAAAGAATCTTTGCACCTGACATAGCACACCTAACCATAGCACACCTGACAAGTGGTCATATATCTTTTGCTTGGACACCTTCAAGAAGGGCAACCTCAAGTTCTTGAGgaaagttttttctctttttacttttgcaTAGCTCTAGTTTAAGGAAGTTATTTCTAATATTTAGCTTAAATATGCCTAAATTGTGAAGAAGCTTTCCTTATACGGAGCCAAAATCTTGAAAAGAGCTATCATGCCATTACATCATTTCTTCTTGATGCTAAACATTCACATAGCCTTCAAGTGGCCTTGGTCTATGCTTACTTTACAATGGGCACCCACTGATAGAGATTCAGAAATTCTACAAAGAATTGCTGTCATTGCTGCTTattgattacattttaaaaaacatttcttaaactgAACTTTGAAACATTTGCTATTTTTAGCTTGGCTTCACAAATTAAGTAATCACAGTACAATGGAAAAAACACTGGTCTTAGAGTCTAAATATAAATCTTTGGTTCTgacatttattgctttatatttccAACACTGTGATCCTAGAGAAGCATTtcatctctgagccttagttcCCTTCCTGTCGCTATCTTATCAGCTAATAAAAGTTCACAATCCCAGAAACACTCATAGTTTTCACTAGGGACTCTTAAGACTAAAAGACTGGGACTTTTTGATTTCATAGCATCAGGAACAGATAGCCCTTCTTCCTAATCTTGCGTGCTCCCACTTCACTAATTACTCAATTACAGACAGATACTCCAATTTTGCCTCATACAACAAAAACTATAATACAATAAACATGAACATATGATACAACTGAAATATTAAGAGCATCCCCAAACTGAAAGTTTATACCCTTGCTGACATATTGTTTCTGTAGTGAATCTTCCAGTCATCCAAAACTCAGCCAACCATCTAGTGTACTAAGAGTTATTTTCCAAAAGGTAGGTTCTATTCACACTATAGAGATTGATATATTATAGGCATATGATATATAGATTCTAGTTTTTCCTGCATAATACAgagatatatcttttttaaattaaattccttGAACTACAAATCATTGTAATAAATAGCATGAACTAGACTTGGTGGGCCCTGGTCCTTGAAGAAGACAAAGCCTGACTCTTCAGTATCCAAACAAAACTGTATGATCTGACAATGCAATCAAGTGAATGGTGTGTAGAAGAGGGAAGACATTTATGTGATGTATTTTCTCAACTTCCCTATTATAGAGACTTTCTAGAGAAGACAACTCACTTAAGTTTCATTACTTCCTTGATCCCCTTCATTCCAAAAGCAATTCACTAATTTGGCCATTATTTGTATTCActaattctttttgcctttctcattTCCTAATGGATTGTGCCAAACTTATTATCTTTAGATTGTTTCTTAAGTGGACCTTGTGATTTGGTCATTCCCCTTATCTAACTACATTATGGGCCAGATTGGGGGACAGTGATGGGGGAGATAGCATCATCATCTCTGATCAAATCTTGCAGCTGTACAACAGATCATCAATCTTTTATCTAGGAATCTGGGTATATTGGTAAATGTCCACATGAAATCAACAGCCTTTTCTCTACTGTGTCCTCACATGGAGATGATCCGATCTGGGTCCCTGATTGTCTCAGAGACCTCCAGCCTGAAGCTTTGTCTCCATTCCCTCATGTCTGTGTGCTTCTCTCCAGGCTGGTTCTACTCATCAGCATCCAGCTGATGAGGCCTCTAATAAGTAATTTATACCATGATCATATTTTAAGGTTGCAAAATGTTTTCCTCTGAGTAGAAATATTGTCTCTGCTGGAGGGGATATTAGAACTGGTAGATAGGTGATATTCTAGAGTTCACAGCTGTAACAGGGCTGTTGTTGATTGATGAGCTTTCAGGATAGTGGGCCATGAATTGTTTAAGGAAGAGTGAACCTGGACCACGTTGGAAAAATGGAGCAGGTTTAAAGCTTCTATGCCTATAGGTATTGGGGTTGAACCCATGAGTGGCTcctaatgaaatagagaaattcagtctcaaaaaaaTTGGTGGTCTCCATTTAAAATATAACGAAATAGATTTAGGGTGGTTCAATGATTCACCTATATTTGCACTGCTTATAAGCatcagagctgagattcaaacacAGATCTCTACTATCTACCACTCTTTTCCACAATGCACCCTGCTGTCTCTCCTCAAACATTTTCCTATTTGGAGTTTGTTCCTTGGCACAATCTTGGCtagtttttattatcttttacatCCTGAACAGAGA
Proteins encoded:
- the LOC127551109 gene encoding chymase-like, producing MKLLLLLLLTFLLSHETGADEIIGGEESRPHSRPYMAFLKIKHHGTLYNCGGFLIRRDFVMTAAHCAGKSITVILGAHNITKTEETWQTINVKHQFPHPEYNPRRILNDIMLLKLEEKAKLTMAVGTLPLPSRINSVLPGKVCRATGWGKTGVMAPASDTLQEVKVRLMNPINCKHFPSFDEKFQLCVGNPKSPKSPFKGDSGGPLICSGVAQGIVSYGRTDATPPCIFTRISHYRPWINQILKAN